The nucleotide sequence AGGGAACCAGCCCCGCCTGCGGTCCCGGATCCACCGCCAGTTGCGCGGGAAGGCCGCTGAACCGCTCGTCGAGCAACCGGTGCGTCCGCTGCACGCTCACTTCGCCGAGATGCACCAGCGCCGCCGTCACCGCGTCCATCCGCAGCCCGAGTTCGACTGCGTGGAATCCCGTCGTGGACACGAATTCGCCGTCGAGGAACACGGGCGAATCGGTCGGCACGGAACGCCGCAGGACCGCACCCAGCTCACCGTTCACCCGCGTCAGGTGGGCGATCGCCCGCGGCGCGACGCGCACGGAGACCGGTGCTTGGACGACTTCCGGGCGCTCCGTGGCACTGTCGAGCAAGCCGACGATCTCGTACAGCACCGACTCCAGCACCTGATCGTCTCCGGCCAGCGCGGGTCGGTAGATCGCTTGCGGCGCACCGAGGACGTCGATCGCGATCGCGGCGGCCAGCGTCTGGAGGTCCACCACCCGCTGGACCTCGGTCCGCGCGAAGGCGGCGAGTGTCTCCGCCACCGGCGAGCCCTGGATGAGGGTCGCGGCCTCCTTGTGCCCTGGCTCGTACGGCTCCGCCAGCACTTCCGCCGCGGGCGTCTCGACGCCGTCCACCAGCACGGTGCCGACGCCGAGGAAGGTCTGGAAGGCGTGCGCCAGCGGGATGATCTCGCCGGCGCTGCCCAGCCCCGTCCGCGGTACGGCGGGAGTGAACCCCTCGTTCAGGCGGTCGACGAGGAACGTCACCAGCTCCGGGCTCGCCCCCGCTTCGGGCGCGAGCAGATCCCGCAGGCGCACGAGCAGCAGCCACCGCACTTCGTCGGCCGAGAGCCAGGGCGGGCCGCCGACGGCGCGGCCGATCAGCAGGTTCCGCCGGCGCGCGCTCGACGCGGGCGCGGCGATCCCCGCGAGCCGCCCCATCCCGGTGTTCACGCCGTAGACGGGGCGGTCGGTCAGCGCGGCGAGGACACGGGCGCGGTTCTCGCCGAGCTCGGCCAGCAACGCGGGGTCGATCTCGAGGAAACCGGCCTCGAAGGCCGAGGCCAGCGGGAAGTCCTTTGTGGACAGCCTCACTCGACGGGGCGCGCGAGCCCGTCGATCACCTCGGCGCCGGGCAGCGACGCGAGGGTCGAGCCCGAGATCAGCAGCTTGCCGCCGCGGATACCGCTGCCGATGACCAGTTCGGGTTCGTCGGCGACGCGCTGGTCGATCAGGATCGGCCACTCCGCGGGGAGGCCGACCGGCGTGATGCCGCCGTACTCCATCCCGGTGAGCGAGACGGCCTCGTCCATCGGGGCGAAGGAGGCCTTGCGGACGTCGAGACGGCGCTTGATCACGCCGTTCACGTCG is from Amycolatopsis lurida and encodes:
- a CDS encoding aromatic amino acid lyase; this encodes MRLSTKDFPLASAFEAGFLEIDPALLAELGENRARVLAALTDRPVYGVNTGMGRLAGIAAPASSARRRNLLIGRAVGGPPWLSADEVRWLLLVRLRDLLAPEAGASPELVTFLVDRLNEGFTPAVPRTGLGSAGEIIPLAHAFQTFLGVGTVLVDGVETPAAEVLAEPYEPGHKEAATLIQGSPVAETLAAFARTEVQRVVDLQTLAAAIAIDVLGAPQAIYRPALAGDDQVLESVLYEIVGLLDSATERPEVVQAPVSVRVAPRAIAHLTRVNGELGAVLRRSVPTDSPVFLDGEFVSTTGFHAVELGLRMDAVTAALVHLGEVSVQRTHRLLDERFSGLPAQLAVDPGPQAGLVPLHKRAVGELHALRRLATPATLGSVDTSGGQEDVQAFAWAAGNQLRDACARMFAITACELITGSQARFLAPGDGSPGLRETYGWLRELVPPVEEDRALGPEVAALVSALRTGRPRGTGSPTRAGSPNA
- a CDS encoding YbaK/EbsC family protein → MTNWTIAGSLTVVPALSRTDLLAEPVAKALAALPDPDAVGVVEIDAELADTAAFCEAYGSPLSASANCVVVAGKRAGEVRFAAAMILATTRADVNGVIKRRLDVRKASFAPMDEAVSLTGMEYGGITPVGLPAEWPILIDQRVADEPELVIGSGIRGGKLLISGSTLASLPGAEVIDGLARPVE